The region AAGATCGGCTCGCTGAGCGTGGGCAGCATCAGCGCGTTCTCCATGATGATGCGCTGGGCCTCCTGGGCCAGCTCGCACCGGGCCTCCGTGTCCGGGATGGTCCTGAGCTGACCTACGAGCCGGTCCAGTTCCTCGTCGACAAAGCCGGTCCAAGCCCATCCCCCGACCACGTCGTGGGCCGAGTTCCAGAGCATGTCCATCAGCAGGGGATCGGGGCTGCGCTGGCGCTCGTACATCAGGTCGAAGTCGCGGTTGTTGACCATCTCGAGCTGCACCGGGCCGGGGACGATCTCGATGGCCACGTCGATGCCGATCGCGCGCCACTGGGCCTGAACCGCCTCTCCCATCTCCTCGCGGTCGAGGATGGTCCAGCGCACGCGGAGCGGCGTGCCGTTCTCGACGCCGGCGATGCCATATGCCTCGCGGATGCCGTCGCCATCCCGGTCCGTGTACCCGGCCTCCTCCAACAGCCGCCGCGCGGTCTCGGGGGCGTGCGGGTAGAGGTCCGCGTTCCCTTCCCAGTAGCAGGGATGGACCGTGTTCAGGGGGCCGTCAGACGACAGAAAGTGCCCGTCGTAGAGCAGGTCGTTGATCGCGGGCTGATCGGTTGCGTACAGCACGGCCTGCCGGACCCGCAGGTCGCTGAAGGGCGGGCGCCGCACGTTCATGACCATCTGCAGCCCGGTCCCGGCCTGGTAGCCGGTGAGCAGCGAGAAGCCCTCCGCATCGCGGTAGTCATCAATGTAGGCCGTGGGCAGATTCATGGCGATATGGGCATTCCCCGTGCGGACGATGTTGCCCAGGACCGCCTCCTCGCCGATGAAGCGGATGGTCACGCGCTCAACCTTGGCCGGGCCCGCCTCTCTGCTGATCCAGTTCCATCCGCCGTAGCCGTCCCAGCGCCGCACGGTCACGTGGTCGTTGGGCACCCACTCCTCCAGCAGGAACGGCCCGGCACCCACGAGATGCCGGTCGAACTCCTCGATGCCCCACCGCTCCGCGGCTGTCGGAGACCAGATGGGGACCCTGCGGAAGGCGTCGAGGACGGTCACCCACGGCGCCTCGTAATGGAGGGTGACGGTGGTGTCGTCGATCACCTCCACTCGCTCGACCGGCCCGACGTGGGCCGCCATCTCCCCCGAGCGCGTCGCCGGGTCCAGGATGCGTTCGACGTTGTACTTGACAGCTTCCGCGTCGAAGGGCGTGCCGTCCTGGAACACGACCCCGCTCCGGAGGTTGAACGTCCACTCGTCCGCGACGGCGTTGGAGGACCAGCTCGCGGCCAGCGCCGGATGGAATTCGCCGTCCGGCCCGAGAATCAGCAGCGGATCGGCGATCTTGTAGTCGATGAGCCACGCCGTCTGGTACGGCTCGATGTGGCCGTCGAGCGAGGCGGGCTCGCGGGAGGCGGGCCAGGCGATGATGAGTTCGTCGGGGGGGGCGGCGGGACCGGAGCCTCCATCACGACAGGCCAGCAGGGCTGTCGCGAACAGCCCGAACACCGCGGGGCGCCGGATGCCATTCAGGACCCCTGAAGCTACGTCGGCCAACCTGATCTCAACCGGCGCCTTCAAGTCCTTCAGTCCTCCTCCGAGCGCTCGATACCCTCAATACGGCAGGAAGAACAGCGCCAGCGCGATGAAGGGCACCAGCAGGATCATCATCGTGATGCCGTAGCCGAACATGTCGCGGGCGCGCAGGCCCGTGATAGCGAGGAGCGGGATCGCCCAGAACGGGTTGAACAGGTTGGTGTGCGCATCGCCCACGGCGTAGGCGGCGATGGTCTGGCCGTGCGGCACGCCCAGTTCCGCCCCTGCCTGCATCATCGGGCCCCCGACGATGGCCCATTCGCTCCCCGCCGAGGGCACGAAGACGTTCAGGATGCCGCCCGTGATCCACGTCACCACCGGGAAGACGTCGGGGTTGGCGGCCGAGATGTTGAGCAGGCTCTCCGTCATCGTAGCGACGAGCCCGGTACCGGTCATGATGCCTACGATCCCCGCGTAGAAGGGGAACTGCAGGATGATGCCTGCGCTCCCCTTCACCGCGTCAGTGAACTCGTCCTGGTACTTGGAGGGGCTGATGAACAGGAGCATCCCGATCATCAGGAACCCGAAGTTGAAGACGTTCAGGTCGAGCGCGCCCATCGGGTCCGTCACGAATTCCCGTACCAGCATCACGACGCCCGTCAGCGCGATGATTCCGCCCAGTATGCGGCTGTGGTTGATGCGGTCGGCCGGGCTCGGCTTGGCGATCGCCGGCGCGGGGGTACGAGCGTCCTCCGCATCGGCTGCATCGGGGACGTAGCGCGCGATCCCCCGGCAATTCCGGTCCGGCGGCGCGAGCAGGTAGAGCATCAGGCACCCATAGGCCAGCGCGAGCGCCGTGAGCAGCAGCGGATAGGGATGGAAGACCCACTCGCTGGCGGGGATCACCCGGTCGACGATGCCCATCTGCATGAACACGTTGTTGTCGGTCGCCTGCAGTAGGCCCGCGGAGCTGGACATGCCCCATCCCCAGGTCAGGCTCATGCCCATGTATCCGGCCACGGCGAGCAGCGGATAGTGGACGGCCATGCTCCTGCGATGCGCCACCTTTCCCATCTCGCGCGCGAGGATGGCGCCGAAAATGAGCCCGAGACCCCACGAGATCCATCCCGTCAGCATTGAGCCCACGCCCACCAGCACCACCGCCTGGCGCCCGTTCCGTGGGAGGCGCACCAGCCAGAGTATTCCCCGCTTCACCACCGGGTGGTACGCCACCACGAAGCCGGTCACCAGGATGATGACCATCTGCATGGCGAAGGTGAGCAGAACCCAGAAGCCGTCGTACCAGGCGAAGGCGATCTCCGCGGGGCTCGATCCCTCGGACAGCCAGGCCGTCACCGCGGCGACATAGGTGAGGATGATGGCGAACAGGAACGGGTTCGGCATCCATCGTTCGACGAAGTCGGCGATGACCTCACCGAACTTCTGTACGGGCGTAAGCCTGGGTTCTCCGGCGCTTGGCTGGGTCAAGGCGCTTCCTCCGTCTGGCGTCTTCGGAGTTCAACTCGCCCGCGGGTCCCGCCTGCGGGACGGCAACCCGGCAACATACGGAGCGGGTGCGCCCGGGGACAGTAAAGCGCGCGCGGGCAGCGCACTTGCGGCGGGAACCTCGCTCTTGCCCGAAGCCATGCGCGGGAACACGATGGAAGGATTCCCCGCTCGCCATCTCATCGCCCCGGCGGGCGCGGTTTCCTCCCGGCCAGAAGAGGTGGCCCCATGACCGTCCGCAGGAAGCATCCAGGTGTCGCGTCTCTCGTCATCACCGTCGTTACCGCCGGTCTCATCGTCATGACGATGACGTGCGCGGCTCCGGACGACGCCGACTCTTCGGGCGGTCCCGATTCTGCGGGAGGGATGCCGGATGGCGTCCCGCAGTTCGAGCCCGTGGAGGGGTGGTTTCAGTTGCCCGAGGGCTTCGAGTGGGGGCAGGTGATCGGCCTCTTCGCCGACGGCCGGGGACACGTCTGGACCTCCAGCGGCAGCCAGATCGGGGAATGGGACACCGAGGGGAACCTGTTGCAGTCCTGGAGCGCGGCCGGCCCGGACGGCAACTGGAGCACGATCCACGGCCTCTTCGTGGACCACAACGATTTCGTGTGGACGAACGCGCGGGAGAGCCAGATGACGCTCAAGTTCACGCGCGACGGGGAGCACGTGATGACGCTCGGGCGCTTCGATGAAACGGGGGGCAGCAACGACCCCACGCTGATGGGGCGTCCCGCCGAGATCTGGGTGGATCCCGAGGACAACGAGGTCTTCATCGCCGACGGATACGGCAACCGGCGCGTGATCGTGTTCGATGGGGAGAGCGGGGAGTACCTGAGGCACTGGGGCGCGTACGGGGAGCAGCCGGACGACGACTACGATTGGGATCCGATGTCGGGTGAACCCTCACAGCAGTTCCAGACCGCGCACGGCATCTTCGGGTCCCGGGACGGACTCATCTACCTCGCGGACCGGGCCAACAACCGGATCCAGGTCTTCCGGCAGAACGGCGAGTACGTGATGGAGAAGATCGTGCGCCCGCTGTGCCCGCCCGAGGGCGATCCGGTGCCGGATTGCGGTGGCTCGGCAACCTTTTCCGTCGGTTTTTCCCCCGACGAGGCGCAGACCTGGCTCTACGTCGCCGACGGGGGCTCGCATGTGATTCTGGTCCTGCGGCGCTCGGACCTGGAGGTGGTGGACGAGTTCGGCGGGCCGGGGGTGGGTCCCGGAGAGCTGGGTCGGCCGCACAACCTGTCCATCGATCCCCAAGGGAACATGTTCGTGGCCGAGGCGGCGGGGCCGTGGATCTTCGACGCCGCGGGGGACAGCGTCCAGGCTGGATTCCGGGCGCAGAAGTTCGCGGTGCTCGGGGCGGGCGGGAGTTAAGCGGAGCGCTGTGATGACTGATTGGGACATCGCGAGGCGCGCGGCGGCGGTTGGTCTTGCATTTCTGGCCCTGGCTGGCCCCGTCGGCCTCGCGGCTCAGTCGACGGACGGCGCGCCCGGGCTCGATCGGGTGCTGGCGTTCCCCGCTGCGGTGGCCGAGGAGCGGCTCGATCCCGACCGGGGCGCGATGGGGGCCTGGCAGCGCATCCTCAAGCTCGGCACCACCGCGAGCCTCCTCCATGTGACCGCCCATCCCGACGACGAAAACTCGGGCATGCTCACGCTCGCAAGCCGTGGCTGGGGGGCGCGGACCGCCCTTCTGAGCCTGAACCGGGGCGAGGCCGGCGCCAACGCCATCGGCCCCGAACTCTTCGACGGCCTCGGGCTGATCCGCACGCGCGAGCTGGTCCTGGCGGGCCGCTACTACGGTCTGGACGACCTCTACTTCACCACGGCCGTGGATTACGGCTACTCCAAGACGGTGGAGGAGGCCTACCGGAGCTGGGACCGGGAGGCCGTGCTGGAGGACATGGTGCGGGTGATCCGCCTGAACCGTCCGCTGGTGGTGGTGGCCCGGTTCCACGGGTCGAGGCGCGATGGACACGGGCATCATCATGCGTCGGGATTGCTGACGCCGGAGGCGGTGGAGGCCGCTGCGGATCCGGGGCGGTTCCCGCGACAGATCGAGGAGGAGGGGCTCCGGCCGTGGCGGGTGTTGCGCACCTACCGCGGCGGGATTCGCGTGGACGAGCCATTTCACGTGGAGGTGGACGCCCGTGGGGAGAGTCCGTGGGTCGGTACCAGCTTTCAGGCATGGGCCAGCAGGGGACTCGGTCTCCAGCGCTCGCAGACGGCGGGACGCGTGCG is a window of Gammaproteobacteria bacterium DNA encoding:
- a CDS encoding ABC transporter substrate-binding protein, with amino-acid sequence MKAPVEIRLADVASGVLNGIRRPAVFGLFATALLACRDGGSGPAAPPDELIIAWPASREPASLDGHIEPYQTAWLIDYKIADPLLILGPDGEFHPALAASWSSNAVADEWTFNLRSGVVFQDGTPFDAEAVKYNVERILDPATRSGEMAAHVGPVERVEVIDDTTVTLHYEAPWVTVLDAFRRVPIWSPTAAERWGIEEFDRHLVGAGPFLLEEWVPNDHVTVRRWDGYGGWNWISREAGPAKVERVTIRFIGEEAVLGNIVRTGNAHIAMNLPTAYIDDYRDAEGFSLLTGYQAGTGLQMVMNVRRPPFSDLRVRQAVLYATDQPAINDLLYDGHFLSSDGPLNTVHPCYWEGNADLYPHAPETARRLLEEAGYTDRDGDGIREAYGIAGVENGTPLRVRWTILDREEMGEAVQAQWRAIGIDVAIEIVPGPVQLEMVNNRDFDLMYERQRSPDPLLMDMLWNSAHDVVGGWAWTGFVDEELDRLVGQLRTIPDTEARCELAQEAQRIIMENALMLPTLSEPIFYAVSDEVRDFELMSEGQFYFVHNARLVRD
- a CDS encoding TIGR00366 family protein, with translation MTQPSAGEPRLTPVQKFGEVIADFVERWMPNPFLFAIILTYVAAVTAWLSEGSSPAEIAFAWYDGFWVLLTFAMQMVIILVTGFVVAYHPVVKRGILWLVRLPRNGRQAVVLVGVGSMLTGWISWGLGLIFGAILAREMGKVAHRRSMAVHYPLLAVAGYMGMSLTWGWGMSSSAGLLQATDNNVFMQMGIVDRVIPASEWVFHPYPLLLTALALAYGCLMLYLLAPPDRNCRGIARYVPDAADAEDARTPAPAIAKPSPADRINHSRILGGIIALTGVVMLVREFVTDPMGALDLNVFNFGFLMIGMLLFISPSKYQDEFTDAVKGSAGIILQFPFYAGIVGIMTGTGLVATMTESLLNISAANPDVFPVVTWITGGILNVFVPSAGSEWAIVGGPMMQAGAELGVPHGQTIAAYAVGDAHTNLFNPFWAIPLLAITGLRARDMFGYGITMMILLVPFIALALFFLPY